DNA from Planctomycetaceae bacterium:
CGATTAGAGACTGGTCGAAATCCGCTGAATTTGTCAATACTTCATATACGCCCGATTGGACGCTGTCCGGCTCGACGCCAAGATGGATAGTTAAATGTGCCTGCGGGTCGAAATCGGCGACGACGACTTTTGCGCCGCTTTGCGCCAGCGCGGCGGCAACATTGACCACCGATGTGGTTTTGCCTACCCCGCCTTTTTGATTGAGCATTGCTATTTTTCGCATTTGTTTTGTGATTCCGTTTTAATCTTTTTGAAAATCGCGTCCATAACACCATTGACAAATGCAGGTGAGGATTCGGCGCTGTATTTTTTCGCTAATTCTATCGCTTCGTTAATAACCACTTTTTCCGGAATATCCGGGCAATATTTTAACTGGTACGCTCCGAGACGCAGGATGCTTCTGTCAACCTGATTCAGTCTCGAAAGCTCCCATTTGACGGCCGCAACCGAGATAAGGGCATCGCATTCGGCCATCGATTGCCAAACGCCGGTCGACCATTTTTCAGCGAGTTTGCGGACTTCAGGGTCTTCGGCGTTTTCAGCGAAAAATCTGCCGAGTATTCCCATGGCTGATTCGCCCTGTACATCCATTTGGCAGATTGCCTGCATCGCAAGCTCTCTTGCCATCGTTCTTCTATCAGTTGATGCCATATAAGTCCGTTATGCTTAATCTTTATTAAATTTTTACGCTATCATATTTGACAGAGCACGCTAACCATTTCCATCGCACTGGCGGCAGCACTTGCTCCCGCGTTGCCGGATTTAGTGCCGGCCCGTTCAATTGCCTGCTCGATGGTGTCGCAGGTCAGTACGCCGAAGATTGTCGGAATACCGGTTTCGTAATTTATCTGGCCGACGCCGCGGCTTACCTGCTGGCAGACATAATCATAATGGCCTGTCTGGCCGCGAATTACTGCGCCAAGGCAAATTACTGCGTTGTACTTTCCGCCGGCAGCGAGTTTCTTTGCGACTGGTGTTATCTCAATCGCGCCCGGAACCCAGACGACTGTAATCTGTTCGTCCTGTGCGCCGTGTCTTTGAAGCGAATCAATTGCACCGCCCAAAAGTTTGGATGTTATAAACTCGTTGAATCGGCTGACAACTATCGCATACTTTGCTGTGCCGGCAGCAAGCTGGCCTTGTATCTGTTTTATCATATTCAACTCCTTATAATATATAGGGGTTAGGATACAGAATCTATTCCCTAAAGCAAAGCATTATAAGACCTAAATGCTATTTTTTCCAGAAAAAGCACGGTTAGAAGATTTAAAATTTAAGATTTAAGATTTAAAATTTTTATAAGTGTTTATCTTGCAGGTAGTTGTAGTGGTTTTGTTAGTAGTGTTTTTTAGCATTAAAAGGAGCATAATTATATATTAACCATCTTTATTTTTATGCCGATTTCAATCTGGATAATTTATTTTCAGGGATAGATACCCTTAAGGGTAAGAAACTTCCGCGAT
Protein-coding regions in this window:
- the ribE gene encoding 6,7-dimethyl-8-ribityllumazine synthase, with protein sequence MIKQIQGQLAAGTAKYAIVVSRFNEFITSKLLGGAIDSLQRHGAQDEQITVVWVPGAIEITPVAKKLAAGGKYNAVICLGAVIRGQTGHYDYVCQQVSRGVGQINYETGIPTIFGVLTCDTIEQAIERAGTKSGNAGASAAASAMEMVSVLCQI
- the nusB gene encoding transcription antitermination factor NusB; translation: MASTDRRTMARELAMQAICQMDVQGESAMGILGRFFAENAEDPEVRKLAEKWSTGVWQSMAECDALISVAAVKWELSRLNQVDRSILRLGAYQLKYCPDIPEKVVINEAIELAKKYSAESSPAFVNGVMDAIFKKIKTESQNKCEK